A section of the bacterium genome encodes:
- a CDS encoding ABC transporter substrate-binding protein, with translation MCINKKNIYTSLFVGIFLVVLFKVFQENNKTVVKVIFETELEKILPLKTQAKDWSEVSNQIFERPFFFSREGKLKPQLADDWNYENNYKDLIISLKKNVFFHNGKKLKAEDFVYSIKKLKEINSYLESSIMFDLIKDVKEESDYIVRILLTEANHDFLYFLASSNIKIFPKDIFDNYKKVEGAWVGTGAFKLKEFTNKSIILEKFTDYRDSVKIDELHFVVSNDPKQDLINGKLDLIHIDRKDIDFFSKQKNYTTYSFPILGSFYVGFNLKNKKFSSDFRQALFYMLNRKEIVQNVKIEDELIPKNIIPFGMIGYKSSGSTHNEKKAFEYINKIPKHLLPKKEDLTISLPRNAHPMAVYAAKKISKACVDLGLPELEIKYVQENYGQGKIGDFYTHLNKNKDFNMYIRAVIMSYPSTLFLLKQVFLPESRMNFGGYSNNEVSKNLRKTPESFYSEDLRVYYEKSLKYIEEDIPVIPLANLKNNIVYSNKYPLKVHTMSPAFFLYKDSL, from the coding sequence ATGTGCATAAATAAAAAAAATATATATACCTCCCTTTTTGTTGGAATTTTTTTAGTCGTTTTATTTAAGGTTTTTCAAGAAAATAATAAGACAGTTGTAAAAGTTATTTTTGAAACAGAGTTGGAAAAAATTTTACCTTTAAAGACTCAAGCAAAAGATTGGAGCGAAGTTTCTAATCAAATTTTTGAGAGACCTTTCTTTTTTTCGAGAGAAGGTAAGTTAAAACCACAGCTTGCAGATGATTGGAATTATGAAAATAACTATAAAGATTTGATTATTAGTTTGAAAAAGAATGTGTTTTTTCATAATGGCAAAAAATTGAAAGCTGAAGATTTTGTTTATAGTATAAAAAAACTAAAAGAAATTAATTCTTATCTAGAGTCTTCAATTATGTTTGATCTAATCAAAGATGTTAAAGAAGAATCAGATTATATAGTAAGAATACTTTTAACAGAAGCGAATCACGATTTTTTATATTTTTTAGCAAGCTCTAATATTAAAATTTTTCCAAAGGATATTTTTGATAATTATAAAAAAGTAGAGGGTGCATGGGTTGGTACAGGGGCATTTAAACTTAAAGAATTTACAAATAAATCTATTATTTTAGAAAAATTTACTGATTATCGAGATAGTGTAAAAATAGATGAGCTGCATTTTGTAGTATCTAATGATCCAAAACAAGATTTGATAAATGGAAAGCTTGATCTTATTCATATAGATAGAAAAGACATAGACTTTTTTTCTAAGCAGAAAAACTATACAACTTATAGCTTTCCAATCTTGGGAAGTTTTTATGTAGGGTTTAATTTGAAAAATAAAAAATTTTCATCCGATTTTAGGCAAGCTCTTTTTTATATGTTGAATAGAAAAGAAATAGTGCAAAATGTTAAAATTGAAGATGAATTGATACCAAAAAATATTATTCCTTTTGGTATGATAGGTTATAAATCTTCAGGGAGTACTCATAATGAAAAAAAAGCTTTTGAGTATATTAATAAAATCCCCAAGCACTTATTACCTAAAAAAGAGGATTTGACGATATCTTTGCCAAGAAATGCCCATCCTATGGCGGTTTATGCAGCAAAAAAAATATCGAAAGCATGTGTTGACTTGGGGTTGCCTGAGCTTGAAATTAAATACGTTCAAGAAAACTATGGACAAGGAAAGATCGGAGATTTTTATACTCATTTGAACAAGAATAAAGATTTTAATATGTATATTCGGGCAGTTATTATGTCATACCCATCTACACTTTTTTTGTTGAAACAAGTGTTTCTTCCAGAATCTAGGATGAATTTTGGTGGTTACAGTAATAACGAAGTTTCTAAAAACTTAAGGAAAACACCTGAAAGTTTTTATAGTGAAGATTTGAGAGTATATTATGAAAAATCATTGAAGTACATTGAGGAAGATATTCCAGTTATACCTTTAGCAAATTTAAAAAATAATATTGTATATAGTAATAAGTACCCATTAAAGGTACATACTATGAGCCCTGCATTTTTTTTATATAAAGATAGTTTATGA
- a CDS encoding alanine racemase, with translation MSIQINSSAILHNISTLFKDNKNNKIGLFLKDNAYNLNIHNIALIAEDINSMLAYIACNKLEDLIILRNNGYRGACVYYGWDLDVKLLSQYNILPTIKSVEELNILLDMDYSQSAILVFDSGLKREGLDLLNSESYLARLYESRINIVSIWSQYINRLNPYASENIATQKELLGIKSRYFPKASVSLETSSTFEKNYQNRVGIPRVGQLIFGLWKDSIRIKNLGLVCSISIEFDIYQLKKVSKHDKIGYSPRTKLTSDGYIGISNLGFDNFLKLPSDFILEVQSNIGKAKLIGPNFMSFGYILFDKITKYKSNLKNICFYEPCIEGNIISKLATELNTSEFELISRINCSTQ, from the coding sequence ATGTCAATTCAAATTAATAGTAGTGCGATTCTTCATAATATAAGCACTTTATTTAAAGACAACAAAAACAATAAAATCGGACTTTTCTTAAAAGATAATGCATATAACCTTAACATACATAATATCGCCCTAATTGCTGAAGACATAAATAGCATGCTAGCTTATATTGCCTGCAATAAGCTTGAGGACCTAATTATTTTGAGGAATAATGGCTATCGCGGCGCTTGCGTATATTATGGCTGGGACTTAGATGTTAAATTACTTTCTCAATATAATATACTTCCAACTATAAAGTCAGTTGAAGAGTTAAACATCTTATTAGATATGGATTATTCTCAATCGGCAATTTTAGTTTTTGATAGTGGTCTTAAAAGAGAGGGTTTAGATTTACTCAATTCAGAAAGTTATTTAGCAAGACTTTATGAATCAAGAATAAATATTGTAAGTATATGGTCTCAGTATATCAATAGGCTTAACCCATATGCATCAGAAAACATTGCAACTCAGAAAGAACTTTTAGGAATTAAAAGTCGATATTTCCCAAAGGCATCAGTTTCTTTAGAAACTTCTTCAACATTTGAAAAAAATTATCAAAACAGAGTTGGAATTCCCAGAGTTGGTCAACTTATATTTGGACTTTGGAAAGATTCTATAAGGATTAAAAACTTAGGTCTTGTTTGTTCTATTTCAATTGAATTTGACATATATCAGTTAAAAAAAGTCTCTAAACATGATAAAATTGGATATTCCCCTAGAACAAAGTTAACCAGTGATGGATATATAGGAATATCAAACCTAGGTTTTGATAATTTTTTAAAACTTCCCAGTGATTTTATATTAGAAGTCCAATCTAACATTGGCAAAGCTAAACTAATTGGGCCTAACTTCATGTCTTTTGGATACATATTGTTTGATAAGATTACCAAGTACAAATCAAACTTAAAAAATATATGCTTTTATGAACCTTGTATTGAAGGCAATATCATATCAAAACTCGCTACTGAACTTAATACAAGTGAATTTGAATTAATCAGTAGAATAAATTGTAGCACTCAGTAA
- a CDS encoding HAD hydrolase-like protein, with amino-acid sequence MEHKSKKLNVDLLKSYNPKRIIFDIDGTVLINRKISKNILDVFEYLNTKNIEYGFLSNDSSTLGKEKAFNLKNLGIQCANNRVTTSADLLKIKLKKIDAKNILYFGKPEASILSDKRISNYKIYWNTFDKYDAIILGEDSTIPLENYSKLMSYLIINSHIPFYIVNPDYLYSPQQNQYSLCAGSILQCFISSFKDLNKKLHYQLIGKPSLEGFCYAALKYFNTLDYNSILYIGDSLRCDIIPAETLGMQTLLVNTGLGKYI; translated from the coding sequence ATGGAACATAAGTCAAAAAAATTAAACGTTGATCTTTTAAAGTCGTATAACCCAAAAAGAATAATCTTTGATATTGATGGAACAGTTTTAATAAATAGAAAAATATCAAAAAATATACTTGATGTATTTGAATATCTAAATACAAAAAATATCGAGTATGGTTTTCTATCAAATGACTCCTCAACTTTAGGAAAAGAAAAAGCATTTAATCTCAAAAATCTTGGAATTCAATGTGCAAACAATAGAGTTACAACTTCAGCAGACTTATTAAAAATTAAGCTAAAAAAAATTGATGCCAAAAACATTTTATATTTTGGAAAACCTGAAGCATCTATTTTATCAGATAAGCGTATATCTAACTATAAAATTTATTGGAATACTTTTGATAAATATGATGCTATTATACTTGGTGAGGATTCTACTATTCCTTTAGAAAACTATTCTAAGTTAATGAGTTATCTAATCATTAACTCTCATATTCCATTCTATATTGTTAACCCTGATTATTTATATTCTCCTCAACAAAATCAATACTCTTTATGTGCAGGCTCGATATTACAATGTTTCATTTCTTCTTTTAAAGATTTAAACAAAAAACTACATTACCAATTAATTGGAAAACCAAGCCTTGAAGGGTTTTGTTATGCTGCTCTAAAATACTTTAATACTCTAGACTACAACTCTATTCTTTATATTGGAGACTCTTTGCGATGTGATATCATCCCAGCAGAAACACTGGGCATGCAGACATTGTTGGTTAATACAGGCTTAGGAAAGTACATTTAA
- a CDS encoding HAMP domain-containing histidine kinase, giving the protein MKQYSILKKVNTTYVVILVLAFLFPLGFNAYFNISKYNLEKIRLIKISNDFSSDKISEAYLLNNLALVNQTLRNLCVELDLATCEFLNSKKDQIYFFKLKNISKNSLSTYKYPLIYNGKTLGWLNFSYQPLSFWRGLFSKNIHLVPWLVLFMFLSTSFLRNLIKSSLERFNDISKAMEDPNLSLIIENIKAMSFSMKEVESLKIKIQNNLEKVKDYEEISKETEKLKVETSIARQVAHDIRSPLTALNVVSKDLSGLQEGSRVLLRSSIQRIQDIANNLVSKSDVNAQDEGESSEQEILESVLLLPIIEEIVSEKRYQQRSKADVDIVLESDKAYGLFAKVDEHVLKRVISNLINNSVEAFKGTGEVVVQVAKCLNSDEIVISVKDNGKGIPKDVLPKLGERGASFGKEGHKESGSGLGLYHAKSNVEKWGGRFVIESEQGKGTEIQLYLPKTEAPDWFVPRINLQGIKSIVILDDDESIHQVWDKRLDVYIKEHNIDLKHARCPEAFEKLVQDREGLLCLCDYELLGYEETGLDLIERNKLENIAILITSRYAEETVQGRCKKLGIKLIPKTSADLVPLTIEKSQNKVQYDAVLIDDDEMIRNVWQMAADDDNKRILTFADPALFDEQVKKIDLQTPIYIDQNLKNKQLGTEVAKSIAKRGFKNLYLATGEEAYRVKQTHDTSIFTKIVDKNPPWV; this is encoded by the coding sequence ATGAAGCAGTATAGTATCCTCAAAAAAGTCAATACTACTTACGTTGTTATTCTTGTGTTAGCTTTTTTATTTCCGTTAGGTTTTAATGCATATTTTAATATTTCAAAGTATAATTTAGAAAAGATTAGGTTAATCAAAATTTCTAATGATTTTTCGTCAGATAAAATAAGTGAAGCATATCTTTTAAATAATTTAGCTTTGGTTAATCAAACTTTAAGAAATTTATGTGTAGAACTTGATTTAGCTACTTGTGAGTTTTTAAATTCAAAAAAGGACCAAATTTACTTTTTTAAATTAAAAAATATATCTAAAAATAGTTTATCAACATATAAATACCCTCTTATATATAACGGTAAAACTTTGGGTTGGTTAAACTTTTCATATCAACCATTGTCTTTCTGGAGAGGTTTGTTCAGTAAAAACATTCATCTAGTCCCATGGTTGGTTTTATTTATGTTTTTGAGCACCTCTTTTTTAAGGAACTTGATTAAAAGTTCTTTAGAGAGGTTTAATGATATTTCTAAAGCAATGGAAGACCCAAATCTTTCATTAATCATTGAGAATATTAAAGCTATGAGTTTTTCTATGAAAGAGGTTGAGAGTCTGAAAATTAAAATTCAAAATAATTTAGAAAAAGTTAAAGATTATGAGGAAATTTCTAAAGAAACAGAAAAGCTGAAAGTTGAAACAAGTATAGCTCGACAAGTAGCCCACGACATACGCTCACCGTTAACGGCGTTGAATGTGGTATCTAAGGATTTGTCAGGTTTACAAGAGGGGTCTCGGGTATTGTTGCGGTCATCTATTCAGAGGATACAAGACATTGCCAATAATCTAGTAAGTAAGAGTGATGTGAATGCTCAAGATGAAGGTGAAAGTTCAGAACAAGAGATATTAGAGTCAGTTTTACTATTACCTATTATAGAAGAGATAGTGTCAGAGAAAAGGTATCAGCAAAGAAGCAAAGCAGATGTGGATATTGTATTAGAGAGTGATAAAGCCTATGGTTTGTTTGCTAAAGTGGATGAGCATGTTTTAAAAAGAGTCATATCTAATCTGATTAATAACAGTGTGGAAGCATTTAAAGGTACTGGTGAGGTTGTAGTTCAAGTTGCTAAATGTTTGAATAGTGACGAGATTGTAATCAGCGTTAAAGACAATGGTAAAGGAATTCCAAAAGATGTTTTGCCAAAGTTGGGAGAAAGAGGTGCTTCTTTTGGTAAAGAAGGCCATAAAGAGTCAGGCTCAGGCTTGGGCTTGTACCATGCTAAAAGTAATGTAGAGAAATGGGGCGGGAGGTTTGTTATAGAGTCTGAACAAGGAAAAGGTACAGAGATTCAACTTTATTTGCCTAAAACAGAAGCTCCGGATTGGTTTGTGCCCAGAATTAACCTTCAAGGCATAAAAAGCATCGTTATCTTGGATGATGACGAGTCTATCCATCAAGTGTGGGATAAGCGCTTAGATGTTTACATAAAAGAACATAATATAGATTTGAAACACGCCCGCTGTCCAGAGGCATTTGAAAAGCTGGTGCAAGATAGAGAAGGTTTGTTGTGTTTGTGTGATTATGAGCTTTTGGGCTATGAAGAAACGGGTTTGGATCTTATTGAGAGGAATAAATTAGAGAATATAGCTATACTGATCACCAGCAGGTATGCTGAAGAAACTGTTCAGGGGCGCTGTAAAAAACTTGGGATAAAACTTATCCCAAAAACATCTGCGGATTTAGTGCCGTTAACCATTGAGAAAAGCCAGAACAAGGTGCAGTACGATGCAGTATTGATTGATGATGATGAGATGATTCGGAATGTATGGCAGATGGCAGCAGATGATGACAATAAGCGTATCTTAACCTTTGCGGATCCAGCATTGTTTGATGAACAGGTGAAAAAGATAGATCTTCAGACGCCAATTTATATAGATCAGAACTTAAAGAATAAGCAGCTGGGTACTGAAGTGGCAAAGAGCATCGCTAAACGAGGATTTAAAAATTTGTATTTGGCCACTGGTGAAGAGGCGTATAGAGTTAAGCAAACGCATGATACCTCCATCTTTACTAAGATTGTCGATAAAAACCCGCCTTGGGTTTAG
- a CDS encoding ATP-grasp domain-containing protein → MKIGILETNSSGNGWFLIKALQKNNFEAVFITTDINKYHHLELNPALLTETLIVGNSYSVDEVTKLCKNNNIDCLIAPGDYQLEVCSQINANLKGYGPKYNAICNCKYKDKTRKLTNNSKSSVDYKSIDKSEDVNHWKTYPAIIKPINGSGSCDVYVVSNQNELNRVSPLYFDQKKNNYGYQFKRGCQIEEFIEGIEYSAECYWNEDQWEILTYIKKYTSKDLHINENCVELLDICNVTIPNQEVNRSIILNWLNSVNLDCSVAHIEFKIDNGIAKLIEINPRLPGDRIVELIYETLNIDVADLWINSYLSNPININHKKLSNNIKAMGQIIPKHLGHIESITYCKDNFELMRTVKLPIAIEQLTDNDCRLGSFIILGDSTRAIKDQYFDLLESINIEYVNSN, encoded by the coding sequence ATGAAAATTGGTATATTAGAAACAAATTCTTCAGGTAATGGCTGGTTCTTAATTAAGGCACTGCAAAAGAATAATTTTGAAGCAGTGTTTATAACAACGGACATCAATAAGTATCACCATCTTGAACTTAATCCAGCGCTTTTAACTGAAACTTTAATTGTAGGAAATTCATATTCAGTTGATGAAGTAACAAAGCTTTGTAAAAATAATAATATTGATTGTTTAATTGCTCCCGGAGATTATCAATTAGAAGTATGTTCTCAAATCAACGCAAACCTTAAAGGCTATGGCCCTAAATACAATGCTATATGTAATTGTAAATACAAGGATAAAACACGAAAATTAACCAATAATTCAAAATCATCTGTTGATTATAAAAGCATTGATAAAAGTGAAGATGTAAACCATTGGAAAACATATCCGGCAATTATTAAACCTATCAATGGCAGTGGAAGCTGTGATGTTTATGTTGTAAGCAATCAAAACGAATTAAATAGAGTCTCTCCTTTATATTTTGATCAGAAAAAAAACAACTATGGGTATCAGTTTAAACGTGGCTGTCAAATTGAAGAATTTATAGAGGGCATTGAGTACTCTGCAGAGTGTTATTGGAATGAAGACCAGTGGGAAATACTTACTTATATTAAAAAATACACTTCAAAAGACTTACATATTAATGAAAACTGCGTTGAACTTTTGGATATTTGCAATGTTACTATTCCCAACCAAGAAGTAAATCGTTCAATTATATTGAACTGGTTAAATTCTGTTAACCTAGATTGTTCAGTTGCACACATTGAGTTTAAAATTGATAATGGTATTGCTAAACTCATAGAAATTAATCCAAGATTGCCTGGCGACAGGATTGTTGAACTTATATATGAAACATTAAACATAGATGTAGCAGATCTTTGGATTAATTCTTATTTATCTAATCCAATTAATATTAATCATAAAAAATTATCTAATAATATTAAAGCTATGGGTCAGATTATTCCAAAACATCTGGGCCACATTGAAAGCATCACATATTGCAAAGATAACTTTGAACTTATGAGAACTGTTAAACTTCCGATTGCTATTGAACAACTCACTGACAATGATTGTAGATTAGGTAGTTTTATCATTTTAGGTGACTCAACTAGAGCCATAAAAGACCAGTACTTTGATTTATTGGAAAGTATTAATATAGAATATGTCAATTCAAATTAA
- a CDS encoding pyridoxal phosphate-dependent aminotransferase, with protein MYKSNMKILSNARLALEGKNIDGELYSESMFSPNISSFSHGDGCRRPYFEVTQQICEAVYDAKRFSLEDYHHLKVHEELESIIIKSYNEKGVPEHLSKNISIEGSVTRIITSYLNKICPKNSVVLTSAPIYHPLIAWCHENNLPLHIIKTRKDNDFKLTPKEINHYCQKYSMTKVSTLVLFNPGYTGSVYTKNEIDSLAKELGKYDITIIEDNVFGGTEFKEESKLIASSKHLKNPILVCSGLSKKFNLANLRLGWMCGSKKIVNDLKNYNRLTYGTVTMINQHAAITALRSPNWYYLQNNQCLKDRVRKIEEEIISYNVQAKNKFIIDYDPIEIAHSPYSGHSLLISFNALKFKKDGKKKLNTDVDITLYLQKYAKVSFAPGSSHGLPGYHRLAYGCYGASDHYDYQTKLERDSKINSSKIKSYKEKGGEVFKMGTEKIIKIFNTQVFPIIDKFLGDH; from the coding sequence ATGTATAAATCTAATATGAAAATATTATCAAACGCAAGGCTTGCGCTTGAAGGAAAAAATATAGATGGCGAACTTTACTCTGAGTCAATGTTTTCACCAAACATCAGTTCATTTTCACATGGAGATGGTTGTAGAAGGCCTTACTTTGAAGTCACACAACAGATTTGTGAAGCAGTGTATGATGCAAAACGATTTTCACTTGAAGATTATCACCATCTAAAAGTCCATGAAGAGTTGGAGTCAATTATTATTAAGTCATATAATGAAAAAGGAGTTCCTGAGCATCTAAGTAAAAATATCAGTATAGAAGGCAGTGTAACAAGAATCATAACTAGCTATTTAAATAAAATATGTCCAAAAAATTCAGTCGTTTTAACTTCGGCTCCTATTTACCATCCTCTTATTGCTTGGTGTCACGAAAACAACCTTCCTCTCCATATAATTAAAACAAGAAAAGATAATGATTTTAAACTTACTCCTAAAGAAATTAATCACTACTGCCAAAAATACAGCATGACAAAAGTATCAACACTGGTCTTATTCAATCCAGGATATACTGGATCGGTGTATACAAAAAATGAAATCGATTCCCTTGCTAAAGAGCTTGGTAAATACGACATTACAATTATTGAAGATAATGTTTTTGGAGGAACAGAGTTTAAAGAAGAAAGCAAACTTATTGCCTCATCAAAACACTTAAAAAACCCTATTCTTGTGTGCTCAGGGCTTTCAAAAAAATTTAACTTGGCTAATTTAAGGCTTGGCTGGATGTGTGGAAGCAAAAAAATCGTTAATGATCTCAAAAATTATAACCGCCTAACATATGGCACTGTAACTATGATCAATCAACATGCTGCTATAACGGCATTAAGATCACCAAACTGGTACTATCTTCAAAACAATCAATGCTTAAAAGATCGCGTAAGAAAAATTGAAGAAGAAATCATTTCTTATAATGTACAGGCTAAAAATAAATTTATTATTGACTATGACCCCATTGAGATTGCTCACTCACCATACTCTGGACATTCTCTTTTAATTTCATTCAACGCCTTAAAATTTAAGAAAGATGGAAAAAAGAAATTAAACACTGATGTAGATATTACTCTTTACTTACAAAAATATGCAAAAGTATCATTTGCTCCTGGTTCTTCACATGGATTACCTGGTTACCATAGACTAGCCTATGGTTGCTATGGTGCATCTGATCACTATGATTATCAAACTAAACTTGAGCGAGATTCTAAAATAAATAGTTCTAAAATTAAATCTTATAAAGAAAAGGGTGGAGAAGTATTCAAAATGGGCACGGAAAAGATAATAAAAATATTTAATACACAAGTATTTCCAATCATAGATAAATTTTTAGGAGATCATTAA